One window of the Prochlorococcus marinus CUG1438 genome contains the following:
- a CDS encoding inositol monophosphatase: MFELSEIEEVAIQVNLPSLYEVAKKSAQIGNEILKINYNKIQKISSKGRKGDLVTNVDLEVENKIKEYLLEETPNISINAEESGKLNKSSDLTWCIDPLDGTTNYSHGYPFFGTSIGLVYKNKPIIGAISVPYLNELYSACIGLGSFCNDNELKVSSPSNLSDSLLVTGFSYDRFEIEDNNYAEFCYLTHKTRGVRRGGAAAVDLAFVASGKVDGYWERGLQVWDLAAGAIIVKEAGGIISDYPSGKFNLSSGRILACSPNLEDELKNELGKVSPFNKNLYT; the protein is encoded by the coding sequence ATGTTCGAATTAAGTGAAATAGAGGAAGTCGCAATTCAGGTAAACCTACCCAGTTTGTATGAAGTAGCTAAGAAGTCCGCTCAAATTGGTAATGAAATTCTAAAAATAAATTACAATAAAATCCAGAAAATATCATCAAAGGGTAGGAAAGGTGATCTAGTAACCAATGTAGATTTGGAAGTTGAAAATAAAATAAAAGAATATTTATTAGAGGAGACCCCGAACATATCTATTAATGCAGAGGAATCGGGTAAATTAAATAAATCCTCAGATTTAACATGGTGTATAGACCCATTAGATGGTACAACAAATTACTCTCATGGATATCCTTTTTTTGGAACTTCTATTGGTCTGGTATATAAAAATAAGCCAATTATAGGCGCTATATCAGTACCTTATTTAAACGAACTATATTCAGCTTGTATCGGTTTAGGATCTTTTTGCAATGATAATGAACTTAAAGTATCGAGTCCTTCTAATCTTTCTGATAGTTTACTTGTAACTGGCTTTTCTTATGACAGATTTGAGATAGAAGATAATAATTACGCCGAATTTTGTTATTTAACACATAAAACTAGGGGTGTCAGAAGAGGAGGAGCTGCCGCAGTTGATCTAGCATTTGTTGCTTCAGGCAAGGTCGATGGATACTGGGAAAGAGGATTACAGGTATGGGACCTAGCGGCCGGTGCTATTATTGTAAAAGAGGCTGGTGGAATCATTTCTGATTATCCATCAGGTAAATTTAATTTAAGTTCTGGCAGAATTTTAGCGTGTTCTCCAAACCTTGAAGATGAATTAAAAAATGAACTGGGTAAAGTTTCTCCTTTTAATAAAAATCTCTATACCTAA
- a CDS encoding 2Fe-2S iron-sulfur cluster binding domain-containing protein: MKKTFKVTIKNKDTGKVFQEQVNSDEYILKEFENKGFKLAFSCRNGCCTSCAVKIISGTLQQSEAMGVSQALKDKGYALLCVAKATSDLEVETTYEDEVYDLQFGQYFGRGNTRVAPPWEFEED; this comes from the coding sequence TTGAAAAAAACTTTCAAAGTCACGATTAAAAATAAGGATACCGGAAAGGTCTTCCAAGAGCAGGTTAATAGTGATGAGTACATACTTAAAGAATTTGAAAACAAAGGTTTCAAACTTGCATTTTCATGTAGAAATGGCTGCTGTACAAGTTGTGCAGTTAAAATAATATCCGGTACTTTGCAACAATCTGAAGCTATGGGTGTATCTCAAGCCTTAAAAGATAAAGGTTATGCACTGCTTTGTGTCGCTAAGGCAACCTCAGATCTTGAAGTTGAAACTACATATGAAGATGAAGTTTACGATTTACAATTTGGACAATATTTTGGGAGAGGAAATACTAGAGTTGCGCCACCTTGGGAATTCGAGGAAGATTAA
- the dnaK gene encoding molecular chaperone DnaK, whose amino-acid sequence MGQIVGIDLGTTNSVVGVIEAGRPIVIANSEGSRTTPSIVGFTKDKEIVIGDQARRQLVLNPKNTFYNLKRFIGSDWDELDENSISVPYNVKANTTGSVRVLSPNTEREYAPEELVSSLIRKLINDAETYLGDSVDSAVITVPAYFNESQRQATKDSAILAGIKVDRILNEPTAAALAYGFEKSSSNNVLVFDLGGGTFDVSLLKISNGVFDVKATCGDTQLGGNNFDSKIVDWLAEKFLAKYEIDLRRDRQALQRLTEAAEKAKCELSGLQKTKISLPFITTSKEGPLHIEETLDRKIFESLSQDLLDRLLEPVQIALDDSGWSAEDIDEVVLVGGSTRIPMVQQLVKTLVPNDPCQSVNPDEVVAIGAAIQSGIISGDLQDLLLNDVTPLSLGLETIGGLMKVLIPRNTPIPVRQSDVFSTSEANQSSVVVKVRQGERPLASENKSLGKFRLSGIPPAPRGIPQVQVAFDIDANGLLEVSATDRTTGRKQTVTISGGSNLNEQEINSIIQEAKSKANEDRKKRSVIDRKNGALTLIAQAERRLRDASLEFGPYGAERQQRAVEIAIQDVEEFIDDDDPQELEISVSALQEALFGLNRKFAAERKTDNNPLQSIKNTFGSLKDELFSDDYWDEDPWDNQMNRNYRNSRYGNSRDDDPWDNDYFL is encoded by the coding sequence ATGGGGCAAATAGTTGGAATTGATTTAGGTACTACTAACTCTGTTGTCGGAGTTATAGAAGCTGGTCGTCCAATTGTTATAGCAAATTCTGAAGGTTCTAGAACCACACCTTCAATAGTAGGATTTACAAAAGACAAGGAAATAGTAATAGGAGACCAAGCTAGAAGACAACTTGTTCTAAATCCTAAGAATACCTTTTATAACCTAAAAAGATTTATTGGCAGTGACTGGGATGAATTAGATGAGAATAGTATTTCTGTTCCTTATAACGTAAAGGCTAATACTACTGGAAGCGTTAGAGTACTTAGTCCAAATACAGAAAGAGAGTATGCACCAGAAGAATTAGTGAGCTCATTGATTAGAAAATTAATTAATGATGCAGAAACATATCTTGGAGATAGTGTTGACTCTGCAGTTATTACAGTACCAGCTTACTTTAATGAGTCTCAAAGGCAAGCTACAAAGGATTCTGCAATATTGGCAGGTATTAAAGTAGATAGGATTCTCAATGAACCAACTGCTGCTGCTTTGGCTTATGGTTTTGAAAAAAGTTCTTCTAATAATGTTTTGGTTTTTGATTTAGGAGGCGGAACATTTGATGTTTCATTATTAAAAATTTCGAATGGAGTATTTGATGTTAAAGCCACTTGTGGTGATACACAATTAGGAGGTAACAATTTTGATTCAAAAATAGTTGATTGGCTTGCAGAAAAATTTCTTGCTAAATATGAAATTGATCTAAGAAGAGATAGACAAGCTTTACAAAGATTAACTGAAGCTGCTGAAAAAGCTAAATGTGAATTGTCAGGATTGCAAAAAACAAAAATATCATTGCCATTTATCACAACTAGTAAAGAGGGGCCTTTACATATTGAAGAGACCTTAGATAGGAAAATATTTGAATCATTATCACAAGATTTACTAGATAGATTATTAGAGCCTGTGCAAATAGCATTAGATGACTCTGGATGGAGCGCTGAAGATATAGATGAGGTAGTTCTTGTCGGGGGAAGTACCAGAATCCCAATGGTGCAACAATTAGTTAAAACTCTTGTTCCTAATGATCCGTGTCAATCCGTTAATCCAGATGAAGTAGTTGCAATTGGTGCCGCGATACAATCTGGAATAATTAGCGGTGATTTACAAGATTTACTACTAAATGATGTTACCCCTCTTTCTTTGGGTTTAGAAACTATTGGTGGTCTTATGAAGGTACTTATTCCTCGCAATACACCAATCCCAGTTAGACAATCTGATGTTTTTAGTACATCCGAAGCTAATCAATCATCGGTTGTTGTTAAAGTAAGACAAGGAGAGAGGCCATTAGCTTCTGAAAATAAATCGCTTGGAAAATTTAGGCTGTCTGGAATACCACCAGCACCCAGAGGAATTCCACAAGTTCAAGTAGCATTCGATATAGATGCCAATGGTCTTTTAGAAGTTAGTGCAACTGATAGAACAACTGGAAGAAAGCAAACGGTTACAATATCTGGAGGATCAAATTTAAATGAACAAGAAATAAATTCGATAATTCAAGAAGCCAAATCCAAGGCCAACGAAGATAGGAAAAAGAGATCTGTTATTGACAGAAAAAATGGTGCTTTAACTCTTATTGCACAGGCTGAGAGAAGACTTAGAGACGCTTCATTAGAATTTGGGCCTTATGGAGCAGAAAGACAACAAAGAGCTGTTGAAATAGCTATACAAGATGTTGAAGAATTCATAGATGATGATGATCCTCAAGAATTAGAAATTTCAGTAAGTGCTCTCCAAGAAGCATTATTTGGTTTAAACAGGAAATTCGCAGCAGAAAGAAAAACTGATAATAATCCACTACAAAGTATCAAAAATACATTTGGATCGTTAAAAGACGAACTTTTTTCAGATGATTATTGGGATGAAGATCCTTGGGATAATCAAATGAATAGAAATTATAGAAATTCGAGGTATGGTAATTCTAGGGATGATGATCCATGGGACAATGACTATTTCCTCTAA
- a CDS encoding DnaJ domain-containing protein — MVILGMMIHGTMTISSKKDYLSILGLSHDFDNRELKKAFRREARKWHPDLNKNDLNAEERFKLINQAYEYLRDPDKKNKSSNEKIVEDFENNNFETGFPEFSDYLDSLFGYEYTHKNYGEDTDEPYEGESVEEDTNEYYNYQYPTTSPEEPPPVKLHEDIETIIELTPDEALSGTSILIELEDQTVVEVDTPPFAGDGWRLRLENIARGGKDHYLQLKVRTENGLRIDGLRVLYKLELFPHDALLGCAVEVPTLDGNVTLQVPPKSSTGRLLRLKGRGLTYEDDVGDQYVEILVVIPADINDEEIALYTRLQELSLSDS, encoded by the coding sequence ATGGTAATTCTAGGGATGATGATCCATGGGACAATGACTATTTCCTCTAAAAAAGACTATTTGTCGATTTTGGGTTTATCCCATGATTTTGACAATAGAGAACTTAAAAAGGCATTTCGTAGAGAAGCAAGAAAATGGCATCCAGATTTAAATAAAAATGATTTAAATGCAGAAGAAAGATTTAAATTAATCAACCAAGCATACGAATACCTTCGTGATCCCGATAAAAAAAATAAAAGTTCGAACGAAAAAATAGTTGAGGATTTCGAAAATAATAATTTCGAGACAGGGTTCCCTGAATTTAGTGACTATCTTGATTCATTATTTGGATATGAATACACCCATAAGAATTACGGAGAAGATACTGATGAACCCTATGAAGGTGAATCAGTAGAAGAAGATACTAATGAATACTACAATTATCAGTACCCTACAACATCTCCTGAAGAACCACCTCCAGTTAAACTCCACGAAGATATAGAAACAATTATTGAACTAACACCTGATGAGGCCTTAAGTGGAACTTCAATTTTAATAGAACTTGAAGATCAAACTGTCGTTGAAGTTGATACACCTCCTTTCGCTGGCGATGGATGGAGATTAAGACTCGAAAATATTGCTAGGGGGGGGAAAGATCACTATCTACAGTTAAAAGTTCGAACTGAAAATGGTCTAAGAATAGATGGATTGAGAGTTCTTTATAAATTAGAGTTATTTCCCCATGATGCACTTCTTGGTTGTGCAGTAGAAGTTCCTACTCTTGATGGAAATGTTACTCTTCAAGTACCTCCAAAATCATCTACAGGAAGGTTGTTACGTTTAAAAGGTAGAGGTCTAACTTATGAAGATGATGTGGGTGATCAATATGTTGAAATACTAGTAGTTATTCCTGCTGATATTAACGATGAGGAAATAGCTTTATATACAAGATTACAAGAATTATCACTTTCTGATTCTTAA
- a CDS encoding DUF3110 domain-containing protein translates to MNIFVLLFNSGTDKEGIHSIELKGRTIVLMFEDKDDAIRYCGLLEAQDFPLPTVEMINIEEIKDFCTKLDYECKLVEKNFVPKTAEDRLLISPPQKNLEVDNWQDEINDNEKIDINTIKENLEKLL, encoded by the coding sequence ATGAACATATTTGTTCTTTTATTTAATTCAGGAACAGATAAAGAAGGAATTCATTCTATCGAACTAAAGGGAAGGACGATAGTTCTTATGTTTGAAGACAAAGACGATGCAATAAGATACTGTGGGCTCCTTGAAGCTCAAGATTTCCCTTTACCAACAGTCGAGATGATAAATATCGAAGAAATAAAAGATTTTTGTACGAAATTAGATTATGAATGTAAGTTAGTGGAGAAAAATTTTGTACCTAAAACAGCCGAAGATAGGTTATTAATTTCTCCACCTCAGAAAAACCTAGAAGTTGATAATTGGCAGGATGAAATTAATGATAATGAAAAAATTGATATAAATACTATTAAGGAAAACCTTGAAAAGTTGCTGTAG
- a CDS encoding peptidylprolyl isomerase, giving the protein MTKALFETEVGNINIDFFSEDAPNTVNNFTKLISDGFYDGLAFHRVIPGFMAQGGCPNTRDGASGMPGTGGPGYNIKCEINSNKHLKGSLSMAHAGKDTGGSQFFIVYEQQPHLDGVHTVFGKTNDMDVVLKLTNGTKIIKATLK; this is encoded by the coding sequence ATGACAAAAGCGTTATTTGAAACAGAAGTAGGAAACATAAATATTGATTTTTTTTCTGAAGATGCACCCAATACCGTCAATAACTTTACAAAATTAATTAGTGATGGATTTTATGATGGTCTTGCATTTCACAGAGTCATACCCGGATTTATGGCCCAGGGTGGATGCCCAAATACACGTGATGGAGCATCTGGCATGCCAGGGACTGGAGGGCCTGGATACAATATTAAATGTGAAATAAATTCTAATAAACATTTAAAAGGTTCACTTTCTATGGCTCATGCTGGCAAAGATACAGGCGGAAGTCAGTTTTTTATTGTTTATGAACAACAACCTCATCTCGATGGAGTTCATACTGTTTTTGGTAAGACAAATGATATGGATGTAGTTCTAAAGCTTACTAACGGTACGAAAATTATAAAGGCAACTTTAAAATAA